Proteins from a genomic interval of Lycium ferocissimum isolate CSIRO_LF1 chromosome 2, AGI_CSIRO_Lferr_CH_V1, whole genome shotgun sequence:
- the LOC132047072 gene encoding protein SHORT-ROOT, which yields MDTLFRLVTLQQQQQIQHQQQSDQSFNSSRTSSSSRSSNKVQNTTYSSYNYNPHHQDQDEECFNFFMDEDDFSSSSSKHNYPPPSYNQYQQISNTPTPTTTSSTPTQQSSHHHYDHQFSPARDLNVEFASSFSGKWATDILLETSRAIADKNSTRVQQLMWMLNELSSPYGDTEQKMASYFLQALFSRMTDSGERCYRTLLSASDKTCSFESTRKLVLKFQEVSPWTTFGHVASNGAIMEALEGESKLHIIDISNTYCTQWPTLLEALATRTDETPHLRLTTVVASSSATEGAASVQKVMKEIGNRMEKFARLMGVPFKFNVIHHMGNLSELDIGALDIKEDEALAINCIGALHSVTPAGNRRDYLISLFRRLQPRIVTIVEEEADLDVGVDGFDFVKGFQECLKWIRVYFESLDESFSKTSNERLMLERQAGRSIVDLLACPPSESMERRETGAKWSHRMHAGGFSPFLYSDEVCDDVRALLRRYKEGWSMTQCGGDSIGIFLSWKEEPVVWASAWKP from the coding sequence ATGGATACTTTGTTTAGATTAGTTAcccttcaacaacaacaacaaatccaacaccaacaacaatctGATCAGTCCTTTAACTCTAGCAGAACTTCAAGCAGTTCTAGATCTTCTAACAAAGTACAAAACACTACCTACAGTTCTTACAATTACAATCCTCACCATCAAGATCAAGACGAAGAatgcttcaactttttcatGGATGAAGAtgatttctcttcttcttcttctaaacACAACTACCCTCCTCCAAGTTACAATCAGTACCAACAAATTTCTAACACTCCCACACCAACAACCACTAGCAGTACCCCAACACAACAATCTTCTCATCATCACTATGATCATCAGTTCTCTCCAGCACGTGACTTGAACGTCGAATTTGCTTCCTCATTTTCCGGAAAATGGGCAACGGATATCCTTCTAGAAACTTCCCGTGCGATAGCCGATAAGAACAGCACACGCGTCCAACAGCTCATGTGGATGTTGAATGAGCTGAGTTCGCCTTATGGTGACACTGAACAAAAAATGgcttcttattttcttcaagctttgttTAGCCGCATGACGGATTCTGGTGAACGTTGTTATCGGACGTTGTTGTCTGCTTCGGATAAAACATGTTCGTTCGAGTCAACGAGGAAGTTGGTTTTGAAATTCCAGGAAGTTAGCCCTTGGACAACTTTTGGTCACGTTGCGTCCAATGGTGCAATTATGGAAGCTTTAGAAGGTGAGAGCAAGTTGCATATAATTGATATTAGCAACACTTATTGTACTCAATGGCCTACTTTGCTAGAAGCACTTGCTACTCGCACCGACGAAACACCTCATCTCCGCCTCACCACGGTGGTTGCCTCCAGCAGCGCCACCGAAGGAGCAGCGTCCGTGCAAAAAGTGATGAAGGAAATTGGTAACAGAATGGAAAAATTTGCTAGGCTTATGGGCGTGCCGTTTAAGTTTAATGTCATACACCATATGGGAAATTTATCTGAATTGGATATTGGCGCGTTAGATATTAAAGAAGATGAAGCACTAGCAATTAATTGTATTGGTGCGTTACATTCGGTTACGCCAGCTGGCAATAGAAGGGACTATTTGATATCATTGTTTAGGAGGCTACAACCTAGGATTGTGACCattgttgaagaagaagctgATCTTGATGTTGGAGTTGATGGTTTCGATTTTGTCAAAGGTTTTCAAGAATGTTTGAAATGGATTAGGGTTTATTTTGAATCATTAGACGAGAGTTTTTCGAAAACAAGTAACGAACGTTTGATGCTAGAGCGACAAGCTGGAAGGTCGATTGTTGATTTACTTGCATGCCCTCCATCAGAGTCAATGGAGAGGCGGGAAacaggggcaaaatggtcacaTCGTATGCATGCAGGAGGGTTTAGTCCTTTTTTATATAGTGATGAAGTTTGTGATGATGTGAGGGCTTTATTGAGAAGGTATAAAGAAGGGTGGTCAATGACACAGTGTGGTGGAGATTCCATCGGCATATTCTTGTCATGGAAGGAAGAACCAGTGGTGTGGGCCAGTGCATGGAAGCCTTAA